The Anser cygnoides isolate HZ-2024a breed goose chromosome 20, Taihu_goose_T2T_genome, whole genome shotgun sequence genome contains the following window.
TCTTCTAGACAGCTCTAATTGCTTCCCACCACCTACAAGCTGTAAGCAGAACACCCCCCAagctgccccccccagctctgcaggtgcGGCGTTGTCTTGTGCCTGCAATCAGGGGAAGCTGACGGGGAACTGGCTCCCTGTGGGGCAGTCTGCTGGAAAGGTTCTTATGGTCAAAATActgccagctcctccaggtCGGCACCGTTTCTCATCCGCAGTGAGTGGATCCCTGAGTTAAAAGTGGCGCAGAGCAGCGTGGAGCTGTCGCAGACGGCCAGCGAGGCCAGCGGTCCCGCTCCCTCGAGGCACGCAGTGGccaggcaggctggggaggcAAGAGAGAAGTCACTCAGGACATGCTGTTTTCCAAGATAGAGAACAACCACCCCGAGCTCCCACCTCCTGGCTCTGTCCACGTGTGGCCATCTGCCCGTCTGCTCGCCCCTCGGTCGGCAGCGAGGGAGGTGAGCCACGCGTGCACACCCCGTTGTGCCGGGTGAGCCCCCATGGGGTCCCTGCGGGCTCTGCCGGGCAGTGGCCAGAACAGGGATCCAGGCTGAGGCCGGGCACCTCCCCGGAGAGAAAACCAAtacggacggacagacagagCTGCAGGGCTCACGTGGAGGCATTACAACGTGCCTTTTTCTCCCAGATTGCTTATGATCAAGAAAAATTTTTTCCAAGGGTTTTGATGAACCCCTCACGCAGTTTTGATAAACCtctaaaagaggggaaaagaaagtaagATTTAGAGTATTCAGAGCCACATCAGCCTTTCTGTTTGTGTCCATTATTAAGAAATCCTGACGTGGTATTTATGCAGGCACCAGCCCCATGCTGAGCTGGTTGCAGAGCCGTGTGACAAGGACATACAGGCAACGGCCCTTTGCAGCGACGTACGCCTGTCAGACAGCACCTGAACTACAGCTGACAGCTGAAGGTCAAAAGAATCgaagcacagagctgctgctgacccCACGGCTGTCTCAGCGTGCACAGGCACCAGGGTAAAAGGCGAGGTGAGTGAAAAGAGAAGGTGAGAGTTTTACTGTGGGACAACATCAGGTTTCtacttttattctattttaaataagtGTGAGTGAAGAGGTGCTTAGCACAGTGCCTAATGCTAATGATTTTTGCTGGACCCAGCACACAGCACGTCTGTGAACCCAAACAGCTTCCCGAAAGGGACTGTCTCTGCCCTCTGCGCAAGGCATTAGATAACAAACCTGCTGCTGTGTCGGGGCTTGGCAGGTAACCAGCCTTTGTGTCCAGCTTACGTGAGGACTTAGCCCTCACCAAATCCTCCAGCAAGCATGCTAACCCCGAAATGCCTGCAGTTCCCACTCAGAGGGTGATCACAGCGAGGGCAGCTGCTGACCAGCCCCCAGCAATGCAGCGCAGTCTGTGCTTTGCAACTTTCCACCTGTATCTGAGGAAAGCCCTGGAGTTCCACtgccctttttcatttttatcatttgcatttcattGTTGAACTTGGACACCTTTCAAAACCAGCTTGTCATTGCTTCCTTTTGGTTAGAGGAGGACACCCACCACCTCCAACCTCATGCACCCAAATGCCCTCCTGTGCCGGAGGGCAGACAGAAGCCCCTGGCACAACACCGGTTGCTCTGCTGCTTATCTCCGCCCTGCCCCGTGGCTGCATTTGATTAAAATCCAGAGGTTACAGGCACACACAGGTGTGTTCTCATCACCCCAGGGAGACAGAAACCAAGgaagcagttttgttttcccagggtAGCTAGCACACAGTCAGTGGGCAGCACCCTTCCTCACCTGCAGTGGCTTGGTCCCAGACCTTCACTTTGCTGTCGTACGAGGATGTGGCAATGCTGGGGGCGAGAGCAGGGCCCCGTGGAAGGAAGACACATGAGGTTGTGGTCTGGAAATGCCCTTTGTACTCACGTACTCGGCTCCTCGTCTGCCGCAGGTCCCACAGCTGCAAGGCAACAGGCAGTGCTTAGAGCTCAGGCTCCGTTACTGTCACTTGCCAACATGGAGCTGCTTTATGAAGAAAGGGATGAGGCTAAAGAGCTCCTTGCCAATCCTCAGAGTGCAACACCTACTGCCTCTATCCCCTGCTTATGCTCACAGTCCTAGAGCACTTCAGACCCCAAAGGATTTTCACCATTTGTCTATTCAAACACGTCCctgcaaactgaaacaaaatccCAGTGctttaatgaggaaaaagacCTCTTATTGCAGAAGACTCACCAAAGAGACAGGCAGGAAGGAACTAAGCTCAGGCCTTGCTGGTGACAGCAGAATAAGGCCAAAGCAGTGGGATGtgtgctctgctgcaggcagacCCTTGGAGCACTGATCTGCTGCCCTCTGCTGTGTGCGGTGGAGAttagagaaaaatcagaaaaaagcAGGACTTGCTGCCCAGCCAACTCACGGTTGCTTCGCAGCCCTCCCCAGCGaagccgctgctgctgctgaggacgTACCGCCCGTCCTGGCTCACGTCGCAGCACGTCTGGATGTGCTGCTTGCCTGGAAACGTGTGTGCCACCCGCAGCTCCCGGCTGTCCCACATCCTGGAAGCAAGGAGAGCGGGGAAGGAGGACGGGGCATTACTGCCACGAAGGGCTTCCCTCGGTGCCCTCACTTTGCCTTCGATCTCATCCACCACGGGGCagtctccctccttcctcccaaTGCTGTCACCGCATACTTGCATTTGTCTGTCCCACGCCCTGAGTCCTGAATCAATATTTAGCCAGAGCAGCTCCGTGGAACTCtgaaccatttttctttttacccgTAGTTGCTGCCCAGTGCTGCTTACGGCCACGGGTGTCCCCATGCCGTCCTTCCTGGCAAGAGACCACCCTCCAAGACCCAGGTGAGCTGGAGGTGGCTTCTGGCTACACCAGGACTTTATGAAAAGCAACCAACCAACCCCTTGTGTACCGACATTTTCTATAATCCATTGCCATGTGCCCCAGGTTGTAACTCCCTTCTCTGTGGCCACCTGTAAGACTTACTTGACAGTTTTATCCTCTGATGTCTGGATGACGTAGGGCTCCCCAGGAACCCAGCACAGATGTGTTACctgtggaggggaagggatgaGCAGCATGCGCCCCACCTCTGCGTGCAGCCCAGGCTGACATCTGCCTGTAGGTACACAACCACAAAGCTCTCCCGTCCTCGCTCTCCTCCTGCTGGGTAGTGAGCAGGAAATGATGGATGAAGGTTTTTCTGTTTCCCACCAGTGCTGTTGGGACCAATGCTGGTCTGACCCTAGAGAGGTGGCTGGGGTTTATTAGCAGGCAGAGAGGCACCAGCAGCTCAACGGGGCACGGTGCCATGGAAATAAGGGTACCACAGGCACCAGAAGATACAACTCCACTCCCTAGCTGGTACAAGAGGGAATCAATAAATAGCCACATGTCTCTTGGTATCTTTGTGCTATGAGAGGTGCTGTTTCCTGGAGGAGAGGGTAACTAGCCCCAAGCTTTGATCTTCCCAAACATAAAGGCAATCTGTGCAGTGCCTCGAGGGCTTATTGTAGTGCCAAGCTCAAGGCAAATTCACTTTACGTGGGTTTACTCGTAAAGTACCCGAGTAGGCAGCGAGTTGCTATTACAGGACGCAAGCAACCAGCGGCTCCTACCAGGTTCCTGgagacagcagctctgcccagacACCCTCCGGTCTCTACGTCCCACTTGCAAACGGTGTTGTCTCGCGAGCCTGTGCACAGCTGAGTGGCATCTGCAACCACGCGTAAACATAGGAAAATTGTCAAGATGATAAACTGTGAAGAAATAATTGTTTGGGGAATAGGAGTATGCTGGTCCTCACCTGGGCTCACAGCCAGTCCAGTAACAACCAGGTCATGTCCTGGGAAGTGCTGGCTTGGCCCTGAAGTCCTGTGAAGCTCCCACATCATTACTGTCTTGTCCCGGGACGCACTGAAGATTCTATTTGAGTCGAGGGCACAGGTGACCTGTCGCGGACCAGATGGGAGAAGTAGGTTAGCCttctgcccagcccagccgtGTGCAGGGAAAGCACAATGCTGCACCATCACGTCAAAGTCTAAGACATGCATAGATGTGATAGGGAAGAGCCTCACCTTCATGCTGTTTTGCAAATGCTGCATTGCTCAGTGCTCACACGGAGGACCTGTGACTCCTgcttgctcctgctctgctAGATCCTGGCCACAGGCAAAGCCCAGTGTGGCGGGGCCTGGGGCTCTGCCTTGCCTTGCTGTGAGCCCCAGACCAgagagggcaggcagcagctgcagctcccaaCAACATGCAGCAGAGGAATGAGGACTTTACCCCATGATGGACCTTGTTTTAGATTTCTGGTACAAGAAGAACGTCAATAGCACTTGGCTATTTTTCATCTTTAGTTCTGGGGCAATAATGATACTGAAAGGCTGCGTCTCTCTTGCCCTGAAAGCTCAGAGAAGGTCTCTGTTTTGCATCCCCCTCCCCTTCAAAAGGAATTTTTCAAGAAGAGGTTAGATCACTAACTTGATTCATCATCTCCCTTCCCACTCTGAACTAGCACCTTCATGAATACCATCAGACCTCTACAGAGCTATCACTACTCGCGCTTTCCGCACAGACAGTAGTCACGAGACATCAGGATTTAATAAGATCTGTGGAAGGAAAAGCCCTCAGCATCCCCCCTTGTCCTCAGGGATGCCCTGAACTGGAGACATGGGCTGGAGAACATCTTGGTACTCACCTGTGacacttaaaaggaaaaatgcttgcCTGTTCTTGGCCCAGGCAGATGAATGCCAGATCCCAGCTCGGTGCAGATCCCTTGTGTAGCACTGAAGGGCTGTCTTAGATGAGAAAGACTGAATACACACCGGCTCTTGGGTTCACAGGTATAAATTTCGCTCCCAGGAGTTGCAGGAGAACTGTTTTCATGATGGACCCCAGCTTCTCCCACTTGTGAGGGGATAAAACTCCCAAGGTGCTCAGGGTCACTCTGCCCACCTGGCACTCCACAGGCTGTGTACCTGAGTGGGCTTCATCTCCCAGACAGACTCACCAGAAGCAGACAAGGGTGCAGGACTGTCCCAGGAAGTGGCTGAAGAAGGCTTCCAGCCAAACATCAGCCAAAACTTCAGAGGGGAAAGAAGCAGTGAAGCACCGAGAATGGATTCTTAGGCCCCAAAGGTGCAGCGGAGCCACAGAGACAAACAGAGTGATGTTACACTGAGCAACAGGAGCATTGCCAAGGAAAATCCACGGCTGACGGAGGAGAAAACCTCTCCTGTCCTTGAGGACAATCTGTTTTCCTGACCCCTATAGCACAGTGACAACAGATGCTCCTGAAAAGAAGTGATTGGTGCTGAGGTTGGTTAGAGATCATGGAGCTCAGCTGCATGCTGTCTGGAGGCACTTGTTCCACGACTGCTAAatgcctcctctcctcctgctaCCTTCTTCAGCACAAGGGCAAGTCCCGGGGAACAGCGCAGGTTGTTGGCTCTGTACCGAACCTGGACAGTTTCTGATCACCTTCCCTGTGACCACAGCTACAGGCAACACACGTATTAACCTGCTTTCCCCAAAGCAAGTGCAGAAGCTGGCTGaactccccagctcctgcacagcGGGAGGTCAGGGATGACATGGGGACAAGCCCAGGCTGCAGACAGGCTCTGTGGCAGTCGCTGGCTGCGGCGGGTTAGCTTCCTTTTCAGGTTGTTATAGTAAGGAAAGAAACTGGAGGCTGAGCCAGGCATTTCTGCGCAGTGCCTTTGTGAGTAGGCAGGGTGGTAACAAATGCGTCTTTGTCGTTTTCTTggtttcttcttcatctttccACAATCAAACTGTGAGTGATGGTGAGATCTGCTGGGTTAACAGCCTCACACCCATTCTCCTCCGCCTTGAGTGGCAAAGGGGGTTCCCAGCCTCCACAGCCACTTGAGCTGGGCAATGAAGGAGCCTCCTGGTGAgcacagggagaaaaggaaatgctgaagacCGATTTTCTGACTTGGGTTCTGGCACCTGATGGAACGGTGCAATTACCAGGAAAGCCTGACTCCAGCAGATCGTGTCAGCTCTGCTCTGCGGGAAGGGCACCTGCACAGACACCAACTGGAGGAGGGGGGCATGCTATCAACATATACAAATTGTTGTTGGAGCAAAAAATTGCTCCAATTTTGGATGTATTCTCACAGGAGTAAGCAAAAGCACATTCCTGGCACAAAGGCACCTCGCTGCTAAATTTGAATTCCAGCTTTGAAGCTCACGTGTGCTAAAGCTTCTGAAAGAAGACGTTGGAATCAATGTAATGCTGCAAAATAAGCCTTTTCCCCCatcctgttttcagaaacaattaattttatgggaaaaacttccttaaaaaaaacacaaaacacaaaaaaacaaccaaataagCCCAGTGCACAGTCACTTTGAACAGTGGGACGAATGAAATGTGAATTCTGAGTTCTTCCTAGGGCAGCACCACCAGCCCTCTTCATCCCTTCAGCGTCCCAGAGCACAAGGGAATACCTGGCTACTCCCAGCTGGGAGGCGCACCGGCCAAGCCATGCACAGCACATATGCACCCCTGCATGTTTGCTCTCAGAGTAGCATATTTGGTTTTGTAATCAGGATGCTGGATGGAAAATTAAAGCCCCGTTGTTTCTGGGCACAGCTGTTTTGTAGAATAACAAGTTTAGTGGGATGAAacctgaagaaaagagaagagcatCTCTGAATCAAACACTTGACCTAGTAATTAATTCTGAGTTTTTGCCACGCAGTCTCTTGAAGGGAAGATAAGCAAATAGCCAAGTGTCCTGGTGCCCTGTTTGCTCTGGCTGCAACCAGTGCTTTTTTTCTGGACAGCAAAGTATCAGCTGGGAGCTTGGGAAAAACACCTAACACATCCTGATACCCAGGTAACTCTGACAGAGCAAAGTGAACCCTCTGTGGATGACAAACCGTTCTCCATCATTCCTGTTTTCCCAGTTTCTGGCAGGTGCAGAAGACCCCAGCCAGACTCAGTTGATGCTCACCTTGGTGACTTCATGCTCATGGCCAACGAACCGCCTCAGCACAGCTCCAGATCTCCAGTTACAAACAACCACGCTCTGCAGAGAACCAGGGGAAGGAAATCATCATCAGCAAAGCAGGACAAAGAAGGCTCATGCACAATCTTGGTTTATTTTATACTCAGacctgtgcacagaccaagacTGAAGAGGGAACAGATACTTTTGGTTTTGAGCTCCTACAGCCAATACAACTCCCTTTGGAGCCTGTCTTTTGTCAGGTAACATCAGAGAAGGGTTAGCTCATTGGTTCTAAGCTTGGGTGAAAGTATTTGACATGACCTGACCTCTGGAGTACGTTATGAAATTTGACCCAGTGTGCTTCAGTGTGTGCCCTTACTCTAagctcatcttttctttctcaattCAGACAGATCACTGACAAAGTTGGTAGCAATCACAGAAACATGTAAAACTCACATTTAAACCACATCCCcttatttttctaatgtctCTGCCAATGTATTTTCCTGCCCGTGACTGCGTTTTGTGCCCTGTGGTGGGCCAGTACCATACCTTATCCTTTCCTCCTGACACACACAGGTCTGCTTTGAGAGCAGCCACAGAAGTGACTGCATCGGCGTGCACGGGGTTGTGCTGCTGAACACCTCTGCCAGGTCCTGTCTTTTCCACGGAGCCATCAGCCCTGCAACAGGCAGAGGGACagtggcaggagctgcagtgcaTTTTAAGGCAAAGTCAGGGTGATGTTACCCGCTTGGACTGAGCTTTAGGAGATTGTGCCACTGACTGGACTGCAGAATGACAACATCTGACTTTAAAAAGCTGAAGGGAAGCTGTCAACAGACAAATGTGTCTCCTGGACTAGGTGAGATGGAGCGTGTCTATTCTATATCTCGAGTTGctaaatatttgtgtgtttgctCACTCCACACCAGCgcaaagaacagaagaacaCCGCATTTCAATTTTTCCAGTCTCCACTTCCATGAACGCCTTTCAGGCTTTGCTGCTGTCCTGGCAGGCCCAGCACTTTCGGCTCTTCCAAACCAGCCTTGCCAGGTGCTTCTAGTCCCCCGCCACCCTGCGCTCTCGGCTGATCCTCCAGGCAAAGATCGTCACTTTTGCTGCCAGATAATTA
Protein-coding sequences here:
- the WDR31 gene encoding WD repeat-containing protein 31 isoform X1: MGKLQSKISFHSTKYRADGSVEKTGPGRGVQQHNPVHADAVTSVAALKADLCVSGGKDKSVVVCNWRSGAVLRRFVGHEHEVTKVTCALDSNRIFSASRDKTVMMWELHRTSGPSQHFPGHDLVVTGLAVSPDATQLCTGSRDNTVCKWDVETGGCLGRAAVSRNLVTHLCWVPGEPYVIQTSEDKTVKMWDSRELRVAHTFPGKQHIQTCCDVSQDGRYVLSSSSGFAGEGCEATFAGTCLNRQMVKILWGLKCSRTLWDLRQTRSRVREYKGHFQTTTSCVFLPRGPALAPSIATSSYDSKVKVWDQATAACLATACLEGAGPLASLAVCDSSTLLCATFNSGIHSLRMRNGADLEELAVF
- the WDR31 gene encoding WD repeat-containing protein 31 isoform X2 translates to MGKLQSKISFHSTKYRADGSVEKTGPGRGVQQHNPVHADAVTSVAALKADLCVSGGKDKSVVVCNWRSGAVLRRFVGHEHEVTKVTCALDSNRIFSASRDKTVMMWELHRTSGPSQHFPGHDLVVTGLAVSPDATQLCTGSRDNTVCKWDVETGGCLGRAAVSRNLVTHLCWVPGEPYVIQTSEDKTVKMWDSRELRVAHTFPGKQHIQTCCDVSQDGRYVLSSSSGFAGEGCEATLWDLRQTRSRVREYKGHFQTTTSCVFLPRGPALAPSIATSSYDSKVKVWDQATAACLATACLEGAGPLASLAVCDSSTLLCATFNSGIHSLRMRNGADLEELAVF